Proteins encoded within one genomic window of bacterium:
- a CDS encoding AAA family ATPase, which translates to MRIKKISVKNCGPIKEFDEDLASLNVIYGKNEQGKSFLVEFLIKCLFTNTSNWGYLRNIESSRGKVILEGLGGREVEFSLSSRSKKEQKLEDYFEKDPRGLPPSLCRLLVVKGGEFEIVKNESGVDKNLINDILSGKRILNSIKSNISATIQNAEIEERISINKMGEGKRYYEIKERLEKVNRIIEDVTKQYEAGEIKKIEIEIKELEEKKENLLKAKRYKAYLLSEEINKLKEKIEKLPHDEKISELKNFIEEFNKREERRKSMSNELDKIKKETENLQSLERKLEKILKAKRYLAYSLANEIKQKERELEKIPEDELSGLEGDISRYNEKNNELQRKISGLSELQEKTKHYEWLKEAKEYYLKYLSTPVRFTKFIEALPYLSLLSLMIATVLFLLGQRIPGTIFMLLTSISILWYKIGIKKYLAGIKQKEEVKSISDEFKKYFGFELNNVADIVSILNEQTTDYNKIVYLKDEISRIQENIQNLKVSIQDKFKKLLGTDINEQNWLDMLSELKNKKDDISKNIEDLKKEFNKLDVDETDFVKENPGIKFEKSEFERISKEVERLRELKRQEEEKSNEFQKFNDELKDLEKEIKQAFSEIIGEEVNQHEWKRKIQEIEKKRNDTLKNMKEKEGELRGLGVSEGEYERQNPGVEFSPGKIKEIENRINELKKTRENEGEKLLNLKSEICSFTDSDISSDWNLLIEKLYLKKEEIVRELNEVESNIIAGKLVSETIEELLREENEKIVEVMNSEEVKKLLLTLTKRYNKLSFDDDGNLLVSSDYETFPLKDLSTGAKEQVILALRMGFAKIVMGEDHAFLILDDAFQHSDYERRPILVESLVDLAKAGWQVIYLTMDDNIKELFDEKAKKLKNRYKKIELQTTSYNIA; encoded by the coding sequence ATGAGAATAAAAAAGATTTCAGTGAAAAATTGTGGGCCAATAAAAGAATTTGATGAAGATTTAGCCAGCCTGAATGTTATTTATGGCAAAAACGAACAAGGGAAATCATTTCTTGTTGAATTTTTGATAAAGTGTCTTTTCACAAATACTTCCAACTGGGGTTACCTTAGAAATATTGAAAGTAGTAGGGGAAAGGTAATCCTCGAAGGACTTGGCGGCAGAGAGGTTGAATTTTCACTATCATCACGATCGAAGAAAGAACAGAAATTAGAAGATTATTTTGAAAAAGACCCCAGGGGATTACCACCGTCTCTCTGTAGGCTACTTGTCGTTAAAGGTGGTGAATTTGAAATAGTTAAAAATGAATCAGGTGTCGACAAAAATCTCATAAATGATATTCTCTCTGGGAAAAGAATCTTGAATTCAATAAAAAGTAATATCTCCGCCACTATTCAAAACGCAGAAATAGAGGAAAGAATATCAATTAATAAGATGGGTGAAGGAAAGAGATACTATGAAATTAAAGAAAGGCTCGAAAAAGTAAATAGGATTATTGAGGATGTAACCAAACAATACGAGGCTGGAGAAATAAAAAAGATAGAAATAGAGATAAAAGAATTAGAAGAAAAGAAAGAAAATTTGTTAAAAGCAAAAAGATACAAGGCATATCTGCTGTCCGAAGAAATCAATAAACTGAAGGAGAAAATAGAAAAACTGCCTCATGATGAAAAGATTTCAGAATTAAAAAACTTCATTGAAGAATTCAATAAGAGAGAGGAGCGCCGCAAATCCATGAGTAACGAACTCGATAAGATAAAGAAAGAAACCGAGAATTTGCAAAGTTTAGAAAGAAAACTGGAAAAAATTCTGAAGGCAAAGAGATACCTAGCATATTCTCTTGCGAATGAGATCAAACAAAAAGAAAGAGAACTTGAAAAGATTCCTGAAGATGAATTATCTGGTCTTGAGGGGGATATCTCACGATACAACGAGAAAAATAATGAGCTACAACGGAAGATATCCGGGTTGAGCGAATTACAGGAAAAGACAAAGCATTATGAGTGGCTTAAGGAAGCAAAGGAATATTATTTAAAATATCTATCAACACCTGTCAGATTCACAAAATTTATTGAGGCACTCCCTTACCTTTCTCTATTGTCCCTTATGATAGCTACTGTTCTGTTTTTATTGGGGCAGAGAATACCTGGCACTATATTTATGTTACTGACAAGTATTTCTATACTCTGGTATAAGATTGGGATTAAAAAATATCTTGCAGGAATAAAACAGAAGGAAGAAGTTAAAAGCATAAGTGATGAATTTAAAAAGTATTTCGGGTTTGAACTCAACAATGTCGCGGATATAGTGTCTATTTTGAATGAACAAACTACTGATTATAACAAAATAGTATATCTTAAAGACGAAATATCACGGATTCAGGAAAATATTCAAAACCTCAAAGTTTCAATACAGGATAAGTTCAAAAAATTATTAGGCACTGATATTAACGAACAAAACTGGCTTGATATGCTTTCTGAACTAAAAAATAAAAAGGATGATATATCAAAGAATATTGAAGACTTAAAAAAAGAATTCAACAAGTTAGATGTAGATGAAACGGATTTTGTGAAAGAAAATCCAGGAATTAAATTTGAAAAATCTGAATTTGAGAGAATAAGTAAAGAAGTCGAGAGACTGAGGGAACTAAAACGGCAAGAGGAAGAAAAATCCAATGAATTCCAAAAATTTAATGATGAACTGAAAGATTTGGAAAAAGAGATTAAACAAGCGTTCTCTGAGATTATCGGTGAGGAAGTGAATCAACATGAGTGGAAAAGAAAAATACAGGAGATTGAGAAAAAAAGAAATGATACCCTTAAAAATATGAAAGAAAAGGAAGGTGAACTCAGAGGACTTGGAGTTTCGGAAGGAGAATATGAAAGACAGAACCCCGGGGTTGAATTTTCTCCTGGGAAGATAAAAGAAATTGAGAATAGAATTAATGAACTTAAGAAAACCCGTGAAAATGAGGGAGAAAAACTTTTAAACTTGAAATCCGAAATTTGTTCTTTTACAGATTCAGATATCAGTTCAGATTGGAATTTATTGATAGAAAAACTATATTTGAAAAAAGAAGAAATTGTCAGAGAATTGAATGAAGTTGAGTCAAATATAATAGCAGGCAAGCTGGTTAGTGAGACCATTGAAGAGCTTCTCAGAGAAGAAAATGAAAAAATTGTTGAAGTAATGAATTCAGAAGAAGTAAAAAAACTTCTTTTAACCCTCACGAAACGGTATAACAAGCTATCGTTTGATGATGACGGCAATCTCCTGGTTAGCAGTGATTACGAAACTTTTCCACTAAAAGATCTGAGCACTGGTGCAAAGGAACAGGTTATCCTTGCTTTGAGGATGGGTTTTGCAAAGATAGTTATGGGAGAAGACCATGCATTTCTCATTCTTGATGATGCTTTTCAGCATTCAGACTATGAGAGAAGGCCTATCTTAGTTGAATCCCTTGTTGACCTTGCAAAGGCTGGGTGGCAGGTTATCTATCTGACAATGGATGATAATATTAAGGAGTTATTTGATGAGAAAGCCAAAAAGTTAAAAAATAGATATAAAAAGATTGAATTACAAACCACTTCATATAACATAGCATAA
- a CDS encoding metallophosphoesterase family protein, which translates to MKIAITSDVHLKNCSESPERYNALENIFSKITHKGISELIIAGDLFDKDYNNYSDFDELCKKYPNVSVSIIPGNHDYKIENRFFAATNIKVITEPQIKEIDGLPILFLPYNPEKSMDEVIVEFSHRNTFPERWILIGHGDYITINKELNPYEPGFYMPLTAMTVNNYNPAKVILGHIHKHSEFGKVVYPGSPCGLDINETGKRRFLIYDTQSLVLEYETVETDVIYFNETILMYPMDDEISYLKDRFYEIIQKWQLSEDELKKVKLRLFLKGYTKDKNVITQNLVQIVRDKGIEFYDSSGPDTSELKILKETDRERILLLNKVKIKIENIVKSIDKRECVSSTDDIMKKVMELIFRSENK; encoded by the coding sequence ATGAAAATAGCAATAACTTCTGATGTACACCTGAAGAACTGTTCAGAGTCACCAGAAAGATATAATGCTCTTGAAAATATCTTTTCGAAGATAACACATAAAGGTATTTCTGAATTAATTATCGCTGGTGATTTATTTGATAAGGATTATAACAACTATTCAGACTTTGATGAACTATGTAAGAAATATCCTAATGTTAGTGTTAGTATTATACCTGGTAACCATGACTACAAGATTGAAAACAGGTTTTTTGCTGCGACAAATATCAAAGTAATTACTGAACCACAGATAAAAGAAATAGATGGACTTCCAATTCTTTTTCTTCCATATAATCCTGAAAAGTCTATGGATGAAGTAATTGTTGAGTTTTCTCATCGTAACACTTTCCCAGAAAGATGGATATTAATAGGGCATGGAGATTATATCACAATAAATAAGGAACTAAATCCCTATGAACCTGGCTTTTATATGCCTCTTACGGCTATGACGGTAAACAATTATAATCCTGCAAAGGTAATACTTGGACACATCCACAAACATTCAGAATTCGGTAAAGTCGTTTATCCAGGTTCTCCATGTGGACTGGATATTAATGAAACAGGTAAAAGAAGATTCTTGATATATGATACACAATCGCTGGTTCTTGAATATGAGACAGTTGAGACGGACGTTATCTATTTTAATGAAACAATACTAATGTATCCTATGGATGATGAAATCAGTTATTTGAAAGATAGATTTTACGAAATTATACAAAAATGGCAGTTAAGCGAAGATGAACTAAAAAAGGTGAAGCTAAGGCTGTTCTTGAAAGGCTACACCAAAGACAAAAATGTTATCACTCAGAATCTTGTGCAAATTGTTCGTGATAAAGGAATTGAATTCTATGATAGTTCGGGACCCGATACTTCTGAACTTAAAATCCTTAAAGAAACGGATAGGGAAAGGATATTATTACTTAACAAAGTAAAAATTAAAATAGAAAATATTGTAAAAAGTATTGATAAAAGAGAATGTGTTTCTTCTACGGACGATATTATGAAAAAAGTCATGGAACTTATATTTAGAAGTGAGAACAAATGA
- a CDS encoding N-6 DNA methylase, whose amino-acid sequence MARKSYLVVKPLDLFTPTLLPLGLPEVFKQIYYYLYSNSNIPRAERLGAEMIRILFCKIYDETHNKNDKEFIIRADENEKEVSNRIKKLFEKVKDSYPDVFDREEKILLDDKSIKYVAQKLQGYVLVESERDVISEAFQAFWGPGLRGEKGQFFTPRNVVKMCVDILNPKPDEKVIDPACGSGGFLVEVLSHLKERGHVCNVYGIDKEIDLVKICKAYMSIVGNGHANIFCADSLYPESWPENMKEKIKDESFDIVLTNPPFGAKIFIEDKNILKNYKLGHKWIKDKSNNWKISNFVSNQVPQILFIERCLQLLKPNGRMAIVLPDGVFGNPSYRYVWEFILKNAKILAIVSLPPETFLPSTHTKTSVLFLEKTQNIKKDYDIFMAIANKVGHDKNGKVVFKMDMKGNYVLDNEGNKIIDDDLPLVSSMYKEFIKNVLHLSHLGFTLKLSDVRNFIFIPNYYNPETTQILNKMERTGKYKLTTIKELVEQKWISVKRGHEVGSKYYGNGNIPFVRTSDIVNWEIKIDPIKCVPEEVYEKYKKRQDIRENDILLVTDGTFLIGRTAIVTSLDKKLVIQSHIRRIRCLKPDKLHPYLLLYLLNTDIVQKQIEEKTFVQATISTIGERLYEVVIPIPTDKSTVEEIISEVSEIIKMKVEARIKMEKLIKTGGRE is encoded by the coding sequence ATGGCTAGAAAAAGTTATTTAGTAGTAAAACCTTTGGACTTGTTTACTCCAACATTATTACCTTTGGGTCTCCCTGAGGTGTTCAAGCAAATTTATTATTATCTTTATAGTAACAGCAACATTCCAAGAGCAGAAAGGCTTGGCGCAGAAATGATTAGAATTCTTTTTTGTAAGATATATGACGAAACACATAACAAAAATGACAAAGAATTCATAATAAGAGCAGATGAAAACGAAAAAGAAGTTAGTAATAGGATCAAAAAATTATTTGAAAAAGTAAAGGATAGCTATCCTGATGTCTTTGATAGAGAAGAAAAGATACTTCTTGATGATAAATCGATTAAATATGTAGCACAAAAACTTCAAGGATATGTTCTTGTCGAAAGTGAAAGAGATGTAATAAGTGAAGCATTCCAAGCTTTTTGGGGTCCTGGATTGCGAGGAGAAAAGGGGCAGTTTTTTACTCCGAGAAACGTGGTCAAAATGTGCGTTGATATATTGAATCCTAAACCAGATGAAAAAGTCATAGATCCTGCATGTGGTTCTGGTGGTTTTTTAGTTGAAGTTTTATCACATCTAAAGGAAAGGGGACATGTTTGTAATGTGTACGGGATAGACAAAGAGATAGATTTAGTTAAGATATGTAAAGCATACATGAGTATTGTTGGAAATGGTCATGCAAATATATTTTGTGCTGATTCACTTTATCCAGAATCTTGGCCAGAAAATATGAAGGAAAAAATTAAAGATGAAAGTTTTGATATTGTGCTTACGAATCCACCATTTGGAGCAAAAATATTTATTGAAGATAAAAATATCTTAAAGAACTATAAATTAGGGCATAAATGGATAAAAGATAAATCTAACAATTGGAAAATCAGCAATTTTGTTTCTAACCAAGTCCCACAGATCCTGTTTATAGAAAGGTGTCTCCAACTTCTTAAACCAAATGGTAGAATGGCAATTGTTCTTCCTGATGGGGTTTTTGGAAATCCTAGTTATAGGTATGTCTGGGAATTTATCTTAAAGAATGCTAAGATATTAGCAATAGTTAGCTTACCCCCTGAAACCTTTCTTCCAAGTACTCATACGAAAACGAGTGTCCTGTTTTTAGAAAAGACACAAAATATTAAGAAAGACTATGATATCTTCATGGCTATTGCAAACAAAGTCGGGCATGATAAAAATGGTAAAGTAGTATTTAAAATGGATATGAAGGGCAATTATGTTCTTGATAATGAAGGAAATAAAATAATAGACGACGACCTACCATTAGTTTCATCTATGTATAAGGAATTTATAAAAAACGTCCTCCATCTGAGTCATCTTGGATTTACTCTAAAATTATCCGATGTAAGAAATTTTATTTTCATTCCAAATTATTATAATCCTGAAACTACGCAAATTCTTAACAAAATGGAGAGAACAGGAAAATATAAACTTACAACAATTAAAGAATTGGTAGAACAAAAATGGATTTCTGTAAAAAGAGGTCATGAGGTAGGTTCAAAATATTATGGAAATGGCAACATCCCCTTTGTAAGAACGTCTGATATTGTTAATTGGGAAATAAAAATAGACCCTATAAAATGTGTTCCAGAAGAAGTTTACGAAAAATATAAAAAAAGACAGGATATAAGAGAAAATGATATTTTATTGGTTACTGATGGTACATTTCTAATAGGAAGGACGGCAATAGTTACTTCGCTTGATAAAAAATTGGTAATTCAAAGTCATATAAGAAGAATTAGATGTTTAAAACCTGACAAACTGCATCCTTACTTGCTACTCTATCTATTGAATACTGATATTGTGCAAAAACAAATAGAAGAAAAAACTTTTGTTCAAGCTACGATCTCTACTATTGGAGAAAGGTTGTATGAAGTTGTAATCCCAATTCCTACAGATAAAAGTACTGTGGAAGAAATAATAAGCGAAGTATCAGAAATTATTAAAATGAAAGTAGAAGCACGGATAAAAATGGAAAAACTGATAAAAACAGGAGGGAGGGAATAA
- a CDS encoding integrase core domain-containing protein, whose protein sequence is MGSSINFKYLQMDNGSEFSRYFHQACKNLNLEHYFSRVRTPEDNPEIERYNRTLEEEFLQMGNYIEDVDNFNRFLTDWLIEYNFNRPHHTLGYSIPMDFLSQMKGYKVLPIYSTCTNY, encoded by the coding sequence ATGGGAAGCAGTATAAACTTTAAATATCTACAGATGGATAATGGGAGTGAATTTTCAAGGTATTTTCATCAGGCATGTAAAAATCTTAATCTAGAACATTACTTCTCAAGGGTGAGGACGCCTGAAGATAATCCTGAAATAGAGAGATATAACAGGACACTGGAAGAGGAGTTTTTACAGATGGGTAATTATATTGAGGATGTAGATAATTTTAATAGATTTTTAACTGACTGGTTGATAGAGTATAATTTTAACCGTCCACACCACACACTGGGCTATTCAATTCCAATGGATTTTTTGTCTCAAATGAAAGGATATAAAGTGTTACCTATATACTCAACTTGTACAAATTATTGA